One genomic window of Parabacteroides pacaensis includes the following:
- a CDS encoding DUF4933 domain-containing protein: protein MNKYTFYFIAVIFVINLSGCTQKKDSNNNNRKEGILPLAPQYEAKYDRSTPISLIDIEQAIISPSTSLKLSQIASEIEYYRVGDANFTVKQAIAIPDSNAFLTFNKPRIYYRRQHIPSKRYGFKALDYKWNNDMNGQNLFYDKASTHLYCALSGKDKTHKENDDPYIGKLPPLDTMLTIFSYIFPEMLETKYPLRLKNDKLLGFSSKGYVLCHYEQKTTAPNGIITFSLEGDTLCKFQLRDVAYRTDSLLEKIPHFQTSYWNETQDKMTFMIPFCDTIYQLIDKQTVKPLYNIYFGELGLSDKISTSEDIDDKKLWLRTLYENPKGIFMGLYQKKGLKILNWLGWEDSFKPVLTQQAVFLKETGKTYLLNHTPSGFINDLDGGLPFWPDGQTDNYLYMIRTVTEMRETVQRTNSPKQKKLIEFLDDKKVLESDYVMIVIK, encoded by the coding sequence ATGAATAAATACACCTTTTATTTTATAGCAGTTATTTTCGTTATCAACCTATCAGGCTGTACACAAAAGAAAGACAGCAATAACAATAACAGAAAAGAAGGGATCCTTCCTTTAGCTCCTCAATATGAAGCTAAGTATGACCGTTCTACCCCTATAAGTCTTATTGATATAGAACAAGCAATAATTTCCCCTTCCACCTCTTTAAAGCTTAGTCAGATTGCTTCGGAAATTGAATATTATAGAGTTGGCGATGCTAATTTTACAGTAAAGCAAGCCATTGCTATTCCTGATAGTAATGCATTTTTAACATTCAATAAACCTCGGATTTATTACCGAAGACAACATATCCCTAGTAAAAGGTATGGTTTCAAAGCACTGGACTATAAATGGAACAACGACATGAATGGGCAAAATTTGTTTTATGATAAAGCATCCACTCATTTATACTGTGCATTAAGCGGGAAGGACAAAACTCATAAAGAGAATGATGATCCTTATATCGGTAAACTTCCTCCGTTAGATACCATGCTTACTATCTTTTCTTATATTTTTCCGGAAATGCTAGAAACAAAATATCCTTTACGGCTCAAAAACGATAAACTATTAGGTTTTTCTTCTAAAGGATATGTTCTATGCCATTATGAACAAAAAACAACCGCTCCCAACGGTATCATTACATTTAGTTTAGAAGGAGATACGCTTTGCAAATTTCAGTTGAGAGACGTTGCCTATCGTACTGATTCCTTGCTAGAAAAAATTCCTCATTTCCAAACTTCCTATTGGAACGAAACGCAAGATAAAATGACATTTATGATCCCTTTCTGTGATACAATCTATCAATTAATAGACAAACAGACTGTTAAACCACTCTATAATATCTATTTCGGAGAGCTTGGCTTATCAGATAAGATTTCCACAAGTGAAGATATAGACGACAAAAAACTTTGGCTACGCACTTTATATGAAAATCCGAAAGGTATATTTATGGGACTCTATCAGAAAAAAGGATTAAAAATTTTAAATTGGCTAGGCTGGGAAGACTCGTTTAAACCCGTTTTAACTCAACAAGCTGTTTTTCTAAAAGAAACAGGAAAAACCTATCTTTTAAATCATACTCCTTCCGGATTTATTAATGATTTGGACGGAGGATTGCCTTTTTGGCCCGACGGGCAAACGGATAATTACCTTTATATGATCCGTACGGTTACAGAAATGAGAGAAACAGTACAAAGAACCAATTCCCCTAAACAAAAAAAATTGATTGAATTTCTGGATGACAAAAAGGTTCTGGAAAGTGATTATGTAATGATTGTTATTAAATAA
- the lptB gene encoding LPS export ABC transporter ATP-binding protein encodes MKHQVLTDPMVLRTEDLVKKYKTRTVVNHVSINVKQGEIVGLLGPNGAGKTTTFYMTVGLVTPNEGRIFLNDMDITKYPVYKRARNGIGYLAQEASIFRKMTVEDNIRSVLEMTHTTPEYQKEKLESLIDEFGLNKVRKNLGDQLSGGERRRAEIARCLAIDPKFIMLDEPFAGVDPIAVQDIQTIVARLKHKNIGILITDHNVYETLSITDRAYLLFEGKVLFQGSAEQLAENEIVREKYLGKDFQLRKKNL; translated from the coding sequence ATGAAGCATCAAGTGTTGACAGATCCTATGGTGCTTCGTACAGAAGATCTTGTAAAGAAATATAAAACCCGTACTGTTGTAAATCATGTTTCCATTAATGTGAAACAAGGTGAAATAGTGGGATTGTTGGGACCGAACGGAGCAGGTAAAACAACTACTTTTTATATGACAGTAGGATTGGTTACCCCTAATGAAGGAAGAATATTTCTTAATGATATGGATATTACTAAATATCCGGTTTATAAACGTGCCCGTAATGGAATTGGATATTTGGCACAAGAAGCATCTATTTTTCGTAAAATGACAGTAGAAGATAATATTCGTTCTGTTTTGGAAATGACCCATACCACTCCTGAATATCAAAAAGAAAAGTTAGAAAGTTTAATTGACGAATTTGGATTGAATAAGGTGCGTAAAAATTTGGGTGACCAACTTTCAGGTGGAGAACGGCGACGTGCAGAAATCGCTCGTTGTTTAGCAATCGATCCTAAATTTATTATGCTTGATGAACCGTTTGCCGGGGTGGATCCAATTGCTGTTCAAGACATTCAAACTATTGTTGCTCGGTTAAAACATAAAAATATAGGAATTCTTATTACCGATCATAATGTATATGAAACTTTAAGCATTACTGATCGAGCCTATTTATTGTTTGAAGGAAAAGTCCTTTTTCAAGGCTCCGCGGAACAATTAGCGGAAAATGAAATTGTACGCGAAAAGTATTTGGGAAAAGATTTCCAATTACGGAAAAAGAACCTTTGA
- a CDS encoding CPBP family intramembrane glutamic endopeptidase: MNIKGIYAGRPALFQALLLILLILAGSCLAAVFSLLFFSTGESMSNATSLRITQLISSICMFLFPAISAAYLFSHNVHYYLSIQGMPSIKILVIMLVSMLLIIPIIEVTSIINQQMQLPSFLAPIETWMREQEDMMNKLTKLLLEGKGIGTLLANLFVIAVVAGVTEEFMFRGTVQRILEKKSTNHHVVIWTAAFLFSAFHFQFYGLVPRMLLGAYFGYLLYWSKNIWIPVIAHFFNNMCGVLTMSNPTLSENKILSDTANLSEIVPVASVCLLFFIVCVLNLKKMLASKVLFP; the protein is encoded by the coding sequence ATGAATATAAAAGGAATATATGCCGGGCGTCCGGCTTTGTTTCAGGCACTACTCCTGATACTTCTCATATTAGCCGGCAGTTGTTTAGCCGCAGTTTTCAGTCTGCTATTTTTTTCCACAGGCGAATCAATGTCCAATGCTACCTCTTTGCGAATCACCCAATTAATTTCTTCCATCTGCATGTTTTTATTCCCGGCTATAAGTGCAGCTTATCTATTTAGTCATAATGTACACTATTATCTAAGTATTCAAGGTATGCCTAGTATAAAAATACTAGTGATAATGCTAGTTAGTATGCTATTAATTATACCTATAATAGAGGTTACTTCTATCATTAACCAACAAATGCAACTTCCTTCTTTCTTAGCTCCTATAGAAACTTGGATGAGGGAACAAGAAGATATGATGAACAAACTCACTAAATTATTATTAGAAGGAAAAGGTATTGGCACATTGCTCGCCAATCTATTTGTTATTGCAGTAGTAGCCGGAGTAACCGAAGAATTCATGTTCCGCGGAACAGTACAACGTATCCTGGAAAAAAAATCAACAAATCACCACGTCGTAATTTGGACGGCAGCTTTCCTGTTCAGCGCTTTTCATTTCCAATTTTATGGACTAGTTCCACGTATGCTCCTGGGTGCATATTTCGGATATTTACTTTATTGGAGTAAAAATATATGGATACCGGTCATAGCACACTTTTTTAACAACATGTGCGGCGTATTAACGATGAGTAATCCTACATTATCTGAAAATAAAATTCTTTCCGATACAGCTAATCTCAGCGAAATCGTTCCTGTCGCGTCTGTTTGTCTTCTTTTTTTTATCGTTTGCGTATTAAATTTGAAAAAGATGCTTGCATCAAAGGTTCTTTTTCCGTAA
- a CDS encoding RNA recognition motif domain-containing protein: MNIYIGNLNYRVREEDLKQVMEEYGVVDSVKIIKDRETGRSKGFAFVEMPDNAAAQKAIEELNQAEFEGRQMVVKEARPRM, from the coding sequence ATGAACATTTACATTGGTAACCTGAACTATCGGGTTCGGGAAGAAGATTTAAAACAAGTAATGGAAGAATACGGTGTAGTCGACTCCGTTAAGATTATCAAAGATCGTGAAACAGGACGTTCTAAAGGCTTTGCTTTTGTCGAAATGCCTGATAATGCAGCAGCTCAAAAAGCTATTGAAGAATTGAACCAAGCTGAATTTGAAGGTCGCCAAATGGTTGTAAAAGAAGCAAGACCAAGGATGTAA
- the tig gene encoding trigger factor, with protein sequence MNVSLKNSDALNGVITVKISKTDYAENVDKGLRNFRQKANVPGFRKGMVPMGLIKKMYGKSVLLEEINKLVSENLFGYIRENNLNLLGEPLPSSEQKELNLDTQEDFEFAFDVALAPEINIQLGKDVTIPYYHISIDDKMIDTQVDAYRSQMGTYDQVDEVETKDMIKGVLVELENGMSKEGGIRVENAVIMPEYIKNEEEKAKFIGAKNNSVVTFNPYKAFDGAEAEIASLLKVDKSAVAEHTGDFNFEIVEITRHKDAELNADLFEKVFGKDVVSTEEEFRNKIKEALVEQTIPESDFKFLEDIRTILMEKVGNVEFPDAFLKRWMKASDEKKTEEEINESYPKIIEDLKYHLLKESLVKNNGIKVEEGDINNFAQRVTKAQFAQYGMLSVPEDVLDRYAKDMLKNKETARNILDRAVEEKLAVWLKDTVTLDEKTVTLEEFKKLYE encoded by the coding sequence ATGAACGTTTCACTTAAAAACAGTGATGCCTTAAATGGTGTCATCACAGTAAAGATTTCAAAAACAGACTACGCAGAAAATGTAGATAAAGGATTACGTAATTTCCGTCAGAAAGCGAATGTACCGGGTTTCCGTAAAGGAATGGTGCCTATGGGGTTGATAAAAAAAATGTACGGTAAATCCGTTTTATTAGAGGAAATAAATAAGTTAGTAAGTGAAAACTTATTCGGCTATATTCGTGAGAATAATCTAAATCTTTTAGGTGAGCCGTTACCTAGTAGTGAACAAAAAGAACTGAATCTGGATACGCAAGAAGATTTTGAATTTGCTTTTGATGTTGCTTTAGCTCCTGAGATTAATATCCAATTAGGTAAAGATGTGACTATTCCTTATTATCATATTAGTATTGATGATAAGATGATTGATACTCAAGTGGATGCTTATAGAAGTCAAATGGGTACTTACGATCAGGTGGATGAAGTTGAAACAAAAGACATGATAAAAGGTGTTTTGGTTGAGCTTGAGAATGGAATGTCAAAAGAAGGCGGGATTAGGGTAGAGAATGCAGTCATTATGCCGGAATATATAAAGAATGAAGAAGAAAAAGCTAAATTTATTGGCGCAAAAAATAATTCTGTTGTCACTTTTAATCCTTATAAAGCTTTTGATGGGGCAGAAGCAGAAATTGCATCGCTATTAAAAGTTGATAAATCTGCTGTCGCTGAACATACTGGAGATTTTAATTTTGAAATAGTTGAAATTACTCGTCATAAAGATGCCGAATTGAATGCAGATTTGTTTGAGAAAGTTTTTGGGAAAGATGTTGTTTCTACAGAAGAAGAATTTCGCAATAAAATTAAGGAAGCTTTAGTAGAACAAACTATTCCAGAAAGTGACTTTAAGTTTTTGGAAGATATTCGGACCATCTTGATGGAAAAAGTAGGAAACGTGGAATTTCCTGATGCCTTTTTAAAACGCTGGATGAAGGCGTCTGATGAAAAGAAAACAGAGGAAGAAATTAATGAAAGTTATCCAAAGATTATTGAGGATTTAAAATACCATTTGCTTAAAGAATCGTTAGTGAAAAATAACGGTATTAAAGTAGAAGAGGGAGATATTAATAATTTTGCACAGCGTGTAACTAAAGCTCAGTTTGCTCAATATGGAATGTTAAGTGTTCCTGAAGATGTGTTAGATAGATATGCTAAAGATATGCTAAAGAATAAAGAAACTGCACGTAATATTTTAGACCGTGCTGTTGAAGAAAAATTGGCTGTTTGGCTAAAAGATACGGTTACATTAGATGAAAAAACTGTTACATTAGAGGAATTTAAAAAGTTGTATGAATAA
- the clpP gene encoding ATP-dependent Clp endopeptidase proteolytic subunit ClpP, which yields MEDFRRYATKHLHMSGNALDSYMNITSSYISPTIIEERQLNVAQMDVFSRLMMDRIIFLGTQIDDYTANVIQAQLLYLDSSDPGKDISIYINSPGGSVYAGYGIYDTMQFISSKVSTICTGMAASMASVLLVSGEKGKRFGLQHSRVMIHQPLGGAQGQASDIEIAAREILKVKKELYEIIAKHAGRTVEEVERDADRDYWMTAEEAKAYGMIDEVLIRK from the coding sequence ATGGAAGATTTTAGAAGATATGCTACAAAGCATTTGCATATGAGCGGAAACGCTCTGGATAGCTATATGAACATAACTAGTAGTTATATTTCACCGACAATTATCGAGGAGCGCCAACTGAATGTAGCACAAATGGATGTATTCTCCAGATTGATGATGGATAGAATTATTTTTCTTGGTACTCAGATAGATGATTATACTGCTAATGTAATTCAAGCACAGTTATTGTATTTAGATTCGAGCGATCCGGGAAAAGATATTTCTATTTACATTAATTCGCCGGGCGGTTCCGTATATGCCGGTTATGGTATTTATGATACTATGCAGTTTATTAGTAGCAAAGTATCTACAATTTGTACCGGAATGGCTGCCTCTATGGCATCTGTGCTCTTGGTTTCAGGAGAAAAAGGAAAACGTTTCGGTTTGCAGCATTCACGTGTAATGATTCATCAACCTCTAGGTGGTGCTCAGGGACAAGCTTCAGATATCGAAATCGCCGCTCGTGAAATATTGAAAGTAAAGAAAGAACTTTATGAAATAATAGCTAAACATGCCGGTCGAACTGTAGAAGAAGTAGAACGGGATGCTGACAGAGACTATTGGATGACTGCTGAAGAAGCGAAAGCTTATGGGATGATAGATGAAGTTCTTATACGTAAATAA
- the clpX gene encoding ATP-dependent Clp protease ATP-binding subunit ClpX — MAKPGETCSFCGRGRRDVGLLINGMSGAICDECSARAYEIVQENEQSKPKSTFRLSQQDLPKPEDIKMFLDQYIIGQDDAKRYLSVSVYNHYKRLLQRVSSDDVEIEKSNIIMVGATGTGKTLLARTIAKFLHVPFTIVDATVLTEAGYVGEDIESILTRLLQAADYDVEAAQRGIVFIDEIDKIARKGDNPSITRDVSGEGVQQGLLKLLEGSIVNVPPQGGRKHPEQKLIPVDTKNILFVCGGAFDGIEKKIAQRLNTRVVGYAASKSTDLVDRSNLLKYITPTDLKSFGLIPEIIGRLPILTYLNPLDKEALRNILTEPKNSIIKQYVKLFAMDNIKLTFEEAVFEFIVNKALEFKLGARGLRSIVEAIMMDAMFSMPSQKEKKLHVTLKYAEEKFGKSDVNRLQVA, encoded by the coding sequence ATGGCCAAACCAGGCGAAACATGTAGTTTTTGTGGTAGAGGTAGAAGAGATGTGGGTTTGTTGATCAATGGAATGTCCGGTGCTATTTGCGATGAATGCTCAGCCCGGGCATATGAAATTGTTCAGGAAAATGAGCAATCTAAACCTAAATCGACATTTAGACTTTCTCAACAAGATCTACCTAAACCGGAAGATATAAAAATGTTTTTGGATCAATATATAATTGGTCAGGATGATGCCAAACGATATTTGTCAGTATCTGTTTACAATCATTATAAACGTTTATTACAAAGAGTTTCTTCGGATGACGTAGAAATAGAAAAGTCGAACATTATCATGGTAGGGGCTACCGGTACAGGAAAGACTCTTTTAGCTAGAACAATTGCTAAGTTTTTACATGTCCCTTTTACTATTGTTGATGCTACTGTATTGACTGAGGCTGGATATGTGGGAGAAGATATTGAAAGTATTCTTACCCGTTTGTTACAAGCTGCCGATTATGATGTTGAGGCTGCTCAACGAGGAATTGTTTTTATTGACGAGATTGATAAAATTGCTAGAAAAGGAGATAATCCTTCTATTACCCGGGATGTTAGTGGGGAAGGTGTACAACAAGGATTACTTAAATTATTAGAGGGATCTATAGTGAATGTTCCGCCGCAAGGTGGACGTAAACATCCGGAACAAAAACTAATTCCGGTGGATACGAAGAATATCCTTTTTGTATGTGGTGGAGCCTTTGATGGTATTGAGAAAAAAATAGCTCAACGTTTAAATACGCGTGTTGTAGGCTATGCGGCTAGTAAATCTACGGACTTAGTTGATAGATCGAATTTATTGAAATATATTACACCTACGGATTTAAAGTCATTTGGCTTAATTCCTGAAATTATAGGACGTTTACCAATTCTTACTTATCTCAACCCGTTGGATAAGGAGGCCTTAAGAAATATTCTTACTGAACCAAAAAATTCTATTATCAAGCAATATGTTAAGTTATTCGCTATGGATAATATAAAATTGACATTTGAAGAAGCTGTTTTTGAATTTATTGTAAATAAAGCCCTTGAGTTTAAATTGGGAGCACGAGGTTTACGCTCCATTGTAGAAGCTATTATGATGGATGCCATGTTTAGCATGCCGTCTCAGAAAGAAAAGAAACTTCACGTTACATTGAAGTATGCAGAAGAAAAATTTGGAAAATCGGATGTTAATCGTTTGCAAGTTGCATAA
- the recQ gene encoding DNA helicase RecQ has protein sequence MAKKDRLTEELKRHFGFDTFKGNQEAIIRNVLAGNDTFVLMPTGGGKSLCYQLPSLMMEGTALVISPLIALMKNQVDAMRNFSEEDGVAHFINSSLNKSAIDQVKEDIMNGKTKLLYVAPESLTKEENVEFLRQVNISFYAVDEAHCISEWGHDFRPEYRRIRPIINEIGNRPLIALTATATPKVQHDIQKNLGMIEAQVFKSSFNRSNLYYEIRQKGANIDREIIKYVKSQEGKSGIVYCLSRKKVEEFADILRANGINALPYHAGMDSQMRTENQDAFLMEKVDVIVATIAFGMGIDKPDVRYVIHYDIPKSLEGYYQETGRAGRDGGEGVCIAFYAYKDLQKLEKFMQGKPVAEQEIGRQLLLETAAYAETAVCRRKVLLHYFGEEYQEENCGNCDNCLNPKKKVEAKELLLAVLDVITALKEKVKADYVVNMLIGKETSEIQSYGHNELDVFSSGQDEDEKTWHAVIRQALIAGYLDKDIENYGLLKITNQGREFMVKPISFEIIKDNEFEEEEEEVPVRGGASCAVDPILYSMMKDLRKKLSKKLEVPPFVIFQDPSLEAMATTYPITLEELQNIPGVGAGKAKRYGQEFVTLIKKHVEENEIERPEDLRVRTVANKSKLKVSIVQSIDRKVALDDIALTKGLEFSELLDEIEAIVYSGTRINIDYFLNEVMDEDRIEEIYEYFKDSETDALEDAIEELGADYTEEEIRLVRIKFLSEMAN, from the coding sequence ATGGCAAAAAAGGATCGTTTAACCGAGGAACTGAAAAGACATTTTGGGTTTGATACCTTTAAAGGAAATCAAGAAGCAATAATCAGAAATGTCCTGGCTGGTAACGATACATTTGTATTGATGCCTACAGGGGGAGGTAAGTCATTATGTTATCAGCTTCCTTCTCTTATGATGGAAGGGACTGCATTGGTTATTTCGCCCCTTATTGCTCTGATGAAAAACCAGGTAGATGCAATGCGTAATTTCAGTGAAGAGGATGGAGTCGCTCATTTTATCAATTCATCTTTAAATAAATCGGCTATTGATCAAGTTAAAGAGGATATAATGAATGGAAAAACGAAGCTTTTATATGTAGCACCAGAATCTTTGACAAAGGAAGAAAATGTTGAATTTCTCCGTCAGGTTAATATTTCGTTTTATGCAGTAGATGAAGCTCATTGTATTTCTGAATGGGGACATGATTTTCGCCCAGAATATCGAAGAATTCGTCCTATTATTAATGAAATTGGCAATCGTCCGTTGATTGCACTCACTGCTACTGCAACTCCTAAAGTGCAACATGATATTCAAAAAAATTTAGGAATGATTGAAGCTCAGGTTTTCAAATCTTCTTTTAATAGGTCAAATCTTTATTATGAAATTCGTCAGAAGGGAGCGAATATTGATCGGGAAATTATAAAGTATGTAAAATCGCAAGAAGGTAAATCTGGAATTGTTTATTGTTTAAGTCGAAAAAAAGTAGAAGAGTTTGCCGACATTTTGAGAGCTAACGGGATTAATGCTCTTCCCTATCATGCTGGGATGGATTCACAAATGCGTACAGAAAACCAGGATGCTTTTTTGATGGAAAAAGTAGATGTAATTGTAGCTACTATAGCTTTTGGAATGGGTATCGATAAACCGGATGTACGTTATGTAATCCATTATGATATCCCTAAAAGTCTAGAAGGATATTATCAAGAAACAGGTCGTGCCGGTCGTGACGGTGGTGAAGGTGTATGTATTGCATTTTATGCTTATAAAGATCTTCAGAAATTGGAGAAATTTATGCAAGGCAAACCAGTGGCTGAGCAAGAAATAGGACGGCAACTATTGTTAGAAACAGCGGCTTATGCTGAGACTGCTGTATGTCGTAGGAAAGTTCTGTTACATTATTTTGGCGAAGAATATCAGGAAGAAAATTGTGGTAATTGTGATAATTGTTTGAACCCAAAAAAGAAAGTGGAAGCAAAAGAATTATTATTGGCAGTATTGGACGTTATAACTGCACTAAAGGAAAAGGTAAAAGCGGATTATGTAGTAAACATGTTGATTGGAAAAGAAACATCAGAAATTCAATCGTATGGACATAATGAATTAGATGTCTTTAGTTCGGGTCAGGATGAAGATGAAAAAACATGGCATGCTGTCATTCGCCAGGCCTTAATTGCTGGATATTTAGATAAAGATATCGAAAATTATGGATTGTTGAAAATTACGAATCAGGGTAGAGAATTTATGGTAAAACCCATTTCGTTCGAAATTATCAAGGATAACGAATTTGAAGAGGAAGAAGAGGAAGTACCTGTAAGAGGAGGTGCCTCATGTGCAGTAGACCCGATCCTATATTCTATGATGAAGGATTTACGTAAAAAGTTATCTAAGAAGTTAGAGGTTCCACCTTTTGTTATATTTCAAGATCCTTCATTAGAAGCTATGGCAACTACTTATCCGATAACATTGGAGGAATTACAAAATATTCCTGGCGTAGGTGCGGGTAAAGCTAAACGTTATGGGCAAGAATTTGTTACTCTCATCAAAAAACATGTAGAAGAAAACGAAATAGAACGTCCTGAAGATTTAAGAGTACGAACTGTCGCTAATAAATCTAAATTGAAAGTTTCTATTGTTCAGAGTATTGATCGAAAGGTTGCCCTTGATGATATCGCTTTAACAAAAGGTCTTGAATTCAGTGAACTACTGGATGAAATAGAAGCAATTGTTTATTCGGGGACACGGATAAATATAGATTATTTTTTAAATGAAGTAATGGATGAAGACCGTATCGAGGAGATTTATGAGTATTTTAAAGACTCGGAAACGGATGCGTTAGAAGATGCAATAGAAGAATTAGGTGCTGATTATACTGAAGAAGAAATCCGGTTAGTTCGTATTAAATTTTTGTCAGAGATGGCTAACTAG
- a CDS encoding peptidylprolyl isomerase, translating to MRKFLGLFLLACCSCMLMAQKNVIDEIVWVVGDEAILKSDVEAHRLYDEDQRFDGDPYCVIPEQLAIQKLYLHQAKLDSIEANESQVIQQTERWMNYMVGHIGSKEKLEEYFNKKFSQIKDERKETFKEQQIVEQMQHKIIGDVKLTPSEVRKYFNQLPQDSLPYIPATVEIQIITMEPKIPFEETDAIKARLRDFTEQINSGKIEFSTLARLYSEDTESATRGGELGFTGKGLLLPEFANVAFNLNDPKKVSKIVETEYGFHIIQLIEKRGDRINCRHILLKPKPSEKELDAVTEKLDTLYVDLQAKKVPFEEAVIYVSYDKDTRNNKGLMVNKNMESNHYSTPKFELQELPQEIGKVVYDMEVGEISRPFRMINPSNQKEVVAIVKLKSKVEGHKANISDDFQALKSIVEQRKKVELLNKWIAKKQADTYVRISKGWDKCDFKYPGWIKD from the coding sequence ATGAGAAAATTTTTAGGTTTATTTTTGCTGGCCTGCTGTTCGTGTATGCTTATGGCTCAAAAGAATGTGATTGATGAAATAGTATGGGTGGTAGGAGATGAAGCTATTTTAAAATCAGATGTGGAAGCTCACCGGTTATATGATGAAGACCAACGGTTTGATGGTGATCCTTATTGTGTAATACCGGAACAATTGGCTATTCAAAAATTATATTTGCATCAAGCCAAATTGGATAGTATTGAAGCAAATGAATCCCAAGTAATTCAACAGACGGAACGTTGGATGAATTATATGGTAGGACACATAGGTTCAAAAGAGAAACTTGAAGAATATTTTAATAAAAAGTTTTCTCAAATAAAGGATGAACGAAAAGAAACTTTTAAAGAACAACAGATTGTGGAGCAAATGCAACATAAAATTATTGGCGATGTTAAGCTTACTCCTTCTGAGGTTCGAAAATATTTTAATCAGTTACCTCAAGATAGCTTACCCTATATCCCAGCAACTGTAGAAATACAGATTATTACCATGGAGCCTAAAATACCATTTGAAGAGACTGATGCTATAAAAGCTCGATTGAGAGATTTTACGGAACAGATTAATTCTGGTAAAATAGAATTTTCTACTTTAGCACGTCTATATTCTGAAGATACAGAGTCGGCTACAAGAGGAGGGGAATTAGGATTTACGGGGAAAGGTTTATTACTTCCTGAATTTGCAAATGTGGCTTTTAATTTAAATGATCCTAAGAAAGTCTCCAAAATTGTAGAGACTGAATATGGATTTCATATTATTCAACTTATAGAAAAACGAGGCGATCGGATTAATTGTCGTCATATATTGTTGAAGCCTAAACCTTCAGAAAAAGAATTAGATGCCGTCACAGAAAAGTTAGATACTTTGTATGTGGATTTGCAGGCTAAAAAAGTCCCGTTTGAGGAAGCTGTTATTTATGTATCTTATGATAAGGATACTCGTAATAATAAGGGGTTAATGGTCAATAAAAATATGGAAAGTAATCATTATAGTACTCCAAAGTTCGAATTGCAAGAATTACCTCAAGAAATAGGTAAGGTTGTTTACGATATGGAAGTGGGTGAGATATCTCGTCCTTTTAGAATGATTAATCCATCAAATCAAAAGGAAGTAGTGGCAATTGTAAAGTTAAAATCAAAAGTTGAAGGGCATAAAGCTAATATATCTGACGATTTTCAGGCATTAAAATCCATTGTTGAACAACGGAAAAAAGTTGAATTATTGAACAAATGGATTGCTAAAAAACAAGCAGACACCTATGTTCGGATTAGTAAAGGCTGGGATAAATGTGATTTTAAGTATCCTGGCTGGATTAAAGATTGA